In the genome of Candidatus Methylomirabilota bacterium, the window CCCCTCGTGAGCCCTACCCTCAATTACCCCGTAGAGGACGGCTACGCGACAAGTCTCGCGCATCCAGGCGGCATCGTCACCGGGCTCACGCTCCTAACCCCGGAGCTGACTGCCAAGCGGCTGGAGCTGATCAAGAGCGCCGTGCCGTCGCTCGCCCGCATCGCGCTGCTCTCGCAGCCATTGACGGAGGCGGAGCGGCGGGTGCTGCGAGAAAGTGAGGCGGCGGCTCGCGCCCTCGGACTACATATCGCGCTCAGCCGCATCGTCCGAGACGGCACGGAGATCGACAAGGCGTTCGACGAGGCTGCCCGCGCCCGGGTCGGCGCCGTCGTCCTCGGCCAGGCGGCGCTGTTCGCAGGGGAGCGCTCACGCATCGGGGCCCTCGCGCTTCGCCACCGGTTGGCGACCATCGCAGGTGAGACGGGCTTCGCCAGGGCGGGAGGCCTGCTCGAGTACGCGCCGGACATCCCGGACAATTACCGCCGGGCGGCGGTCTACGTGGACAGGATTCTCAAGGGCGCTAAGCCGGGCGACTTGCCTATCGAGCAGCCGGTGAAGATCGGGCTCGTCATCAACCTGAAGACCGCCAAGGCACTGAGGCTGACGATTCCGCCGTCGCTTGTGCTGCGAGCGGATCAGGTCATTGAGTGATTGCGGCTGCCCAACATCACGCTCCAGCGGTCCGGGGCTCGCGTTGCTCGCACCCGGCCGCTGAGCGCGGGCGTTATGCCGACAACGGAATGAGGCGACGGCAAGGATGTCGATGAGGCGCCGCGAATTCATGACGGTGCTCGGCGGAATGGCTGCTGCGTGCCCGCTCGAGGCTCGCGCGCAGCCGCGCGCCACCCCAGTGATCGGATTCCTCAGCACCAGGTCAGCTCAGGAGGCTGACTATGTCACCACGCCCTTTCGCCAAGGTCTGAAAGAGTCCGGCTATGCCGAAGGCCAGAACGTGGCGATCGAGTTCCGCTGGGCAGATTTTCATTACGATCGACTGCCAGGTCTCGCAGCCGATCTCGTCAAGCGCCGCGTGGCCGTGATCGCAGCGGTTGGTGGCATTCACTCAGGACTGGCGGCAAAGGCGGCGACATCAACAATCCCTATTGTCGTCGTCAGCGCCGGCGATCCGGTTGCGTTTGGTCTCGTTCCCAGTCTGAGCCGGCATGGCACCAACGTGACAGGCGTAAGTATGATCACGGTCGCGCTCGCGCCGAAGCGACTGCAGCTGCTTCGCGAGTTAGTGCCCACAGCCGCTGTCATCGGGATGCTCGCAAATCCGACGAGCCCTTACTTTGAGCCCGAAACGAGAGACGTCCTCGATGCAGCACGCGTACTTGGACTGCAAGTCCATATCCTAAAGGCCAACACAGAGCGCGACCTCGACGCGGCCTTCGCGACGCTTGTCCGACGGCGGGCAGCCGGGCTCCTCGTAAGCGGCGATCCGTTCTTTGACAGCCAACGCGAAAAGCTCGTGGCGCTGGCAGCACGGCGTGCGGTTCCCGCGATCTACCAATGGCGTGAGTTCGTCGCACTTGGCGGCCTGGCGAGCTACGGGAGCAGTATTACCAACGCGTACCGTGAGGCAGGCACCTACACGGGCCGGATTCTCAAAGGTGAGAAGCCGGCGGACCTCCCGATCGTGCAGCCGACTAAGCTCGAGTTAGTTCTGAACCTCAAGACCGCGAAAGCGCTTGGGCTGACGATCCCGGCGTCGCTGCGGGTGCGGGCAGACGAGGTCATCGAGTGACTGGACACGCTGAAGACGTCGGAAGCTATGCACTGGTGGCCAGCTTCAGAGTGGCGGCATAACAGCAGGCTTGAGCGGACCGGCTCGACGCCGGCCGCTCAGCCTGAGCGCTAGCCGCTCACCGCAACGGGCATCTCACTCAGGAGGATTCGGATGAGTATCGCAGCTGAGCTCTTGCAACGACACATTCAGACACTGGTCGACGATCACCAGCAGTGGCAAAGGCTGATCGCCGACAACATTTTGTGGGAACTAGCTTACGCACCCGCCATCGGCCATCCGGCAAAGCTCTCGGGCCGCGACGAGGTGCTTCATCACGTTAGATGGTTCCTGAGAGCGGTCGAAAACTTTCGCTTCATCGATCCAAAGGTCTACGCGTTTACAGACCCGCAAGCCGCCGTGGCACAAGTCAAGGCCGAAGCTTTGATCAAGCCCACCGGCCGCATCTACCGTCAAGAGTACGTCGTGTTCCTGCGTGCCGCTGGCGATAAGATCACATACCTCCGGGAATATTTTGACCCAACGCGGGCGGCCAAATCGATGGATGCAACGATTCTCGATCTTGAACCGTGGTTCTAAGCCGCGGTGGTTCGACCTCCGGCTAACAGCAGGCTGGAGTGGCCCGGCTCGACGCCGGCCGCTCAGCCTGGGCGTTCGCCAGCAGAGCGGGGCATCATTCGACGAGGGATCGTCATGAAACGGATAAAGATGAATCCGTTTTGGCGCTGGCCTGTTTCCATTGCTCTTCTTTGGCTTCTCCCCGGTGCCCAGGCCATCTCTGCGCAGACGAAGGTCTCGATCGCCAATCTCATCGTGAGCTCGAGCCACCTCCCGCTCTGGATCGCGCACGAGCAGGGACTCTTCGCGAGGCAGGGGATCGACGTGGAGCTTCTCATTGTGGAGGGCGTGGACGCTTCCCGCCGGATCGCAGGGGACATTCCCTTTGGCGTCATTGGCATCCCCGCGGCGATATCCGCGGCGTCCGAGGGACGAGATCTGAAGGTGCTGGTTACGCTGGATGCCCCTCGCGTGACCGGCCACCTGGTGGCCGGGCGTGACATCAAGACGGCGGATGCCCTTCGCGGAAAGCGGCTGGGCGTCAACCGGCTAGGCACGGACGCCTGGATCCACTCGATCCTGGCCCTGGACCACCTCGGACTGGATCCTCAGCGGGACGGAATCAGCTTCGTCGAGATCGGGAACGTGCCGCAGCTCGTGCAAGCGCTCGAGGCCGGGGGAATCGACGCGGTGGTGATCGATCCCGGTCAGAGCGCCCAGCTGAGGGGCAAAGGCTTCTCGCTGCTCCTGGACATGTACCCGGCAAATATCTCGGGTGTGCAAAGCGCGCTGGTCGTCGCCGGCGCGTACTCTCGTCAACACCCGGACGTGGTCGAGAAGGTCGTGGCCGGGCTGGTCGAGGGCATCGGCTTCAGCCTTGCGCCACGGAATGAAGAGATCGTTCGGAAGACGCTGATGGCCCGCATGAAGATCTCGGCGCCCGCCGCGGCCGAGAGCGGGTACCGAAACTTCCTGTCGCGGGCGAACCGCAAGCCATACGCCTCGATCACCGCGATGCGGAACATGCAGCGGGTGATGGCGCTCAACGACCCCAAGGTGCTCAGCGTGAAGATCGAGGACCTCGCCGACGATCGCTTCGTGCGCAAGCTCGATGAGAGCGGTGCCATCGATCGTCTCTACGAGAGCTACGGAGTCAAGTAGACGGGGACGGTGCGTGGGTCAGCCAGAACCCATGGGCGACACGTAAAGAGTGGCCGGGAAGGACATGGCAGCGTCGATGTCCACTAGGGCTGCGTGGCGGTGGCTCCCGCCGTGGCCGCCTCGACGGCGGCGCGCACCCGCGCCGGGGTAACGGGAATCTCGCTGAGGCCGACGCCGAGCTCGCGCAGGGCATCGCACACGGCATTGGCGATGGCGGCGCCGAGGCCCGGATTGCCGCACTCCCCCACGCCGCGGAGGCCGAGGGGGTTGGTCTGCGCCGGCACTTCCTGGAAGAACGCGTCGATCACGGGCAT includes:
- a CDS encoding nuclear transport factor 2 family protein; protein product: MSIAAELLQRHIQTLVDDHQQWQRLIADNILWELAYAPAIGHPAKLSGRDEVLHHVRWFLRAVENFRFIDPKVYAFTDPQAAVAQVKAEALIKPTGRIYRQEYVVFLRAAGDKITYLREYFDPTRAAKSMDATILDLEPWF
- a CDS encoding ABC transporter substrate-binding protein, encoding MKRIKMNPFWRWPVSIALLWLLPGAQAISAQTKVSIANLIVSSSHLPLWIAHEQGLFARQGIDVELLIVEGVDASRRIAGDIPFGVIGIPAAISAASEGRDLKVLVTLDAPRVTGHLVAGRDIKTADALRGKRLGVNRLGTDAWIHSILALDHLGLDPQRDGISFVEIGNVPQLVQALEAGGIDAVVIDPGQSAQLRGKGFSLLLDMYPANISGVQSALVVAGAYSRQHPDVVEKVVAGLVEGIGFSLAPRNEEIVRKTLMARMKISAPAAAESGYRNFLSRANRKPYASITAMRNMQRVMALNDPKVLSVKIEDLADDRFVRKLDESGAIDRLYESYGVK
- a CDS encoding ABC transporter substrate-binding protein; its protein translation is TRGYRVVIGLRWIACPERPGHQPKDGERARARNAAHAPAARGPADRMNRRTFLAGLALGAAPYAACSLSTGTAVVHAQPAGRLPRVVVLMPGVQQGTPLEAAQALREGLQALGYVHGKNVMLEERWNERGPEHWPTVVADVLRSGAEILVSGSGAATRAVMQVASTVPLVSPTLNYPVEDGYATSLAHPGGIVTGLTLLTPELTAKRLELIKSAVPSLARIALLSQPLTEAERRVLRESEAAARALGLHIALSRIVRDGTEIDKAFDEAARARVGAVVLGQAALFAGERSRIGALALRHRLATIAGETGFARAGGLLEYAPDIPDNYRRAAVYVDRILKGAKPGDLPIEQPVKIGLVINLKTAKALRLTIPPSLVLRADQVIE
- a CDS encoding ABC transporter substrate-binding protein — its product is MTVLGGMAAACPLEARAQPRATPVIGFLSTRSAQEADYVTTPFRQGLKESGYAEGQNVAIEFRWADFHYDRLPGLAADLVKRRVAVIAAVGGIHSGLAAKAATSTIPIVVVSAGDPVAFGLVPSLSRHGTNVTGVSMITVALAPKRLQLLRELVPTAAVIGMLANPTSPYFEPETRDVLDAARVLGLQVHILKANTERDLDAAFATLVRRRAAGLLVSGDPFFDSQREKLVALAARRAVPAIYQWREFVALGGLASYGSSITNAYREAGTYTGRILKGEKPADLPIVQPTKLELVLNLKTAKALGLTIPASLRVRADEVIE